CACAATTTTTTGCCCACATGAACTCAAATCACTTAGGTTAAAACACAGGACACAAAATCACATCATTttcccaatagatgcagaaaaagtctttgacaaaatacaatacccattacTACTTAAAAAACCACTAGGCCATAAAGGAATAGTaaggtctttcctcaaaataataaacagtatttatttataacCACCacgtatcatctgcaatggggataagttaggagccttcccaataaattTAGGAGATAAGAAAGGATACCCATCATCACCATGATTATTTAATATCATACTAGAAAGTGCTAGCTACATCAGTTAgaggagaatataaaatattctataattctataaattctataaaataaaataaatcaaaaggagTAAAGTAGGCTGTGAGGATACtaaactctcactctttgcagataatatgatggtatacttagagaacccaaGAAAATCAATTCAAAACCTAGTGGAAATGATACTTTTAGCAatgttgcagaatacaaaataaagcacataaatgatcatcatttcttttcatatccaaaaaaattaatcagcaagaattagaaagagaaattctattaaaataactctagataatgtaaaatatttgggaatctatctaccaagacaaactcaagaattaaacaaaaacaactaaaaaactcattcacaattaaaactagatctaaacaattgaaaaaaaattaattgttcaaggataggataagataatataataaaatgactatTCCAtcaaaactaatttacttattcagtgccatagctatcaatctatcaaaaaaatttatagaattagaaaaaattataacaaagttcatttggaagaacaaaagatcaggaataCGAAGGGAacgaatgaaaaaaaaatgtgaaggatggagtccTACCACTACCAGATGTTAACCTGTATTATAAAGTGGTGATCATCAaatatggtactgcctaagagatagaagggggatcaatggaatagacttggagtaaatgacctcaggaagatagTTTTTGATGAacccaaacatcccagcttttgagacaagaatactctatttgataaaaagtgtGGGGAAATTGGAGAATAGTATAAGAAAGATTAGTGTGAAATCAATATCTCATAGCCTATACCAAGATAATTTCCAAAAGGAAGGAACTTAttagtaaattagttgaacacagaatagtatatctgttagATATATGGGAAAgtgaatttaagaccaagcaagagatagagaacattacaaaatataaaatgaataattttgattagtttaaattaaaaagattttgtacaaataaaaccaattcaaccaaaattagaagggaagctataaattttgggaaaattttacaacaaaattctctaacaaaggtctaatttcttaatGTTGtgaggagctaagtcaattgtaaaaaaaacaaaaacaaaaacaaaacaacaaacaagctattcctcaattgacaaatggtcaagtgacACAAATAGattttagataaagaaaccaaaactatcaataaatacatggaaaagtgtttaaaattacacataattagagaaatgcaaatcaaaacaataatgaggtaccacatcatacctaacagattgaccaacatgacagtaaaggaaaataataaatattggaggggatgtggcaatattgggacattaatgcactgctggtagagttgtgaattgatccaaccattctggaaggcaatttggaactatgcccaaagagcattaAAAAAGTGCATACCctgtgatccagcaataccactactagaattGTAtcataaagagataataatgaaaaaaaatatttttgctaaagtattcatagttgtgctctttgtggctgaacaaattgtggtttatgatggtgatagaatactatgctgtgctgtaaggaatgatgaaccaaaGGAATTCTATATCAACTggaagaactccaggaattgatgcagagtgaagtgagcagaaccaaaagaacattatagacagaaagtgaaacattgtgaaacaatccaatataatggactttgctattacaagacaatcccaattcCCCTcgacatcaagagaaagaactgtggaagtagaaaccaggaagaaaaacaaatgacaatcatttgtttatatagatatatgattgGTGGTTTGTATTTCAAAAGAGTACTATATTGgaagaatgaataatatggaagtggtATCAGTGATAACatctatataacccagtggaagtgcttattggatttgggatgggggaaggaagaggggaaggaaataaaatgaaatatgtaaagaggtaaatatttttaaaataaaattaatttgaaaaactgAAAGAAGTTTCTACTTATaactaaaaattttatatattacatatatataactaaaatttttataaattaaagttTATGGCAGGAACTAGGTAttgaccaatatctcacatcctatagcaagacaagatcaaaatgggtatatgatttatatataatgagagataccataactaaattcggggaacatagaatagtttatcttccagatctatggagaagggaaggatttaagacTGTAAGAATAGCATGCAAAAGATGAGCAATGGAATGTTGAAAAATACATGATTGATGGGTAAAGACCTTTGGAAGCAGAGGAGCATAGCTGTAGAACAGGGATGGGGAAAGATGCCAGGGAAAGAAGGGGTTTTTTGAGACTTGATCTCAAAGTGAGAAGAGGTTTTCTTGCCTTACTGGAGATCAGCCAAGAGCGAGCTGAAAGATACCCAGGAGTATCTGCCTTGGGACTTCTCAAGAAGAAATTTATAACTGCCTGACAGCTGAAGAGAGATTCAGATCCCATTGGACCTGTAGGGGCCTCAGACTCAACAGTCCCCCACAGTCTAATAGCATCTGCCTTATCTTGCCTTAATCCCAAATTATTCTAGTTTATCTTAAAGAGATACTGGGAAGGGGAGGTGAATTTCTGGTTTGCCCAAGGCATCCAGAAAGAAGGATCTCTTAGGATTTAGATATAGGGACACCACTAATCTCAACCTGAACTGCCCACTTCCAGATATCTTGTGTTTATTAAACCAATTTAAACCACAGTCAGATTGGAAGAAAGGGATTTATTCAAGGATCTTTGAGGAGGCTAATTCTCTGAGGTTAGTGAGCAGCCATTGCAAAGTACTTGTCAGGACTCCCTGCTGAGTCATGACCTGAGGAGAGGCTTACAATTCTAAAGGACTGTGCCTATTAATTCTGGGGTAACCCTCCTATCACTCAATAGGGGAAACGTTTCCCTAACTTACTTACACCAGCACATCACCCAGGATCACCATTTCCCAGAGATATTAATCGGCTATCATAGaccaggagaagagagtgagagagtacaACAAGAGCCATTCTACCTTGACTACTACCTTTCCTCATTCATCTGTCTATCTTTAACATCTCTCTTCAGATCAATAATTACTAAGCAAACAATAACCATTAGAAGACCAAAACAAGAAACAGAGAGTATTTTAAGatataacatgaataattttgaattgaattttaaaaggagcatgctttgatctgcagttgatcaactgtgaaagttgTAGCTACTCTCAAAAAGACAGCAATCTGGGACAGCTCTGAAGGACTTTTGACCAAGAATGTTttacacctctagagaaagaaatgtgggagtcagttgcagatcaaagcatactccctttcacattattttatgtaCAGTTTATGTGGctctggttttatatgagtgttctcttataaaaatgaccaatatggaattatgttttacatgataatacatgtataatccatttcaaattacttaccatctctctAAGAgggggacagaagggaagggggaagacaatttggacctaataatttcagaaaacatatattgaaaatgcTTACTagatttaattgggaaaatataatatctttaaataaaattattttaattaaagtcaaattttaaaagataaaaagcatCAGAGATGATTAAGCAACATGCTAATCAGATATGGTTTGATTTCTCATCAGCAATGCTGAATGACATACAGCTTCTCTAATAGCATAGGTGATTTTCTATTGGAAATAGATGTCTGAACAAGGATTATTAACAAGAGCAATAAATAAATTGAGAGGAATATCAGACACAACAGAATAAAAGGATGCTTTAGGGATTTTTATGGTACATGGGACACACTTCCCTTTCTTGAAGTTTCTTGTCCAGAAAATGGTTTGATGGTCTGCCTCCAATCCTCACCTAAGATCATCTAGAGACACTTGTCTCCTCATCTTCATCACACCTAGAACTCCAAACTTGACCTTGTCCACCAGGCTGATGGGCTGCCAGGAGCCATGTGGAGACAATGACATCAGAGAGGTCCAGTTTTCCAGTTCTGACCTCTGACGTATTCTAGATCTCCTGGCTACAGAAGTTCTTGGGAACACTCAGAGGCCATAGTAGAGTAGGACCAGGTCACAGGAATCACAGAGCTAATGTGTAGGAATCAATCCATAAACTAGTGACCAAGAAGTATCCCTTGTTGAAGAACAATGTCTCAGAAATCATAAGACTTAGAGGTAAATGCCTGGGATTCTGTATTAAATGGGTGGGCCAAGTGCAATTAGTCACCAAAGGTCCAAGTGAATTATTAAGCTAAGATGAGGGAGAAGGTCATGAAAACATACCTTAAAGGGAAGGTCCTAgaatcattcttttcctcttttgcaaGTCAAGGCTGATAGAGATAAAGGGATTTGCCCTTATATGCATCATCCACCTTCCCCAAGTTCACTGCTAAAGAGCAGAGCCTTTGCATCTGTCTCCATTCCTGACTCTTGACACCAGGAAATCTGTGGCTTGGACCATAGAAGTAATTAGATGTCAGATGTCATAGTGGAGacagtgctgagcctggagtcaggaagacctgagttcaaatctgccctaagAACTcattggctgtatgaccctgggaaattcaattgcttgcctctgttttcctaatctgaaaaatggggctaaCTATAAAACCGAACACTTAgggttgttgtgtggatcaaatgagatactgttTCTATAAAAAATGCTtagtcacagtgcctggcacatagtaggtgttacaTAAGTGCTTATTCCATTCCCCTTCACTTTTCCATAGGCAAGTTCAATTGGTAGGTATATAAGATAGGTTGTGAAgacaaaattttttaataaactgGATCTCACCAATCTACTCATTAGATCAAAGCAATCAATTAGTTGCCAttaattaagtgtttattatgtgttCAGCCATATCCTAAATATGgaagatgtaaataaaaatttaaaaacaaattctctaCCCTTGGAGAGTTCATAAAAGGAACCTTCCCCAAAGTAGAAAGAGCCTTGGCCATTCAATGTGAGGTGTGAGGGCTGACCTCTTCTCTTGACCTTGATATACAGCATAATGGAGTCCAGGGTTCAGATCTCACCTCTGATGCTTTCTAATTTTGTGTCATAGGGCATATgtcacttgacttctctgcagttttcccatatgtaaaatgatggggtccAGCTAGGTGGCCATTGAGGGTCCCTTCTAGTCCTATCCAATCACCCTGAGCTAATTACTTtacttctccaggcctcagtatccatatctataaaatgagagactaTCCATAATACCTGATACTtcaaagtttccttccaactttatacCTATGGTTGATTATATAAAAGACcttagcagtgggaacctcactcctacctctaaaactcctcttctccaggctgtACATAGAAAGGAATCAGAGGTTCAGAAGAGCTCTTGAGGattgatctctaaaataatttcatgtttcctctgtAAGACTGGGAAACAAGGCCCTAAAAAGGATAAACCtccaacacagagacagagatgagataCCTACTTACCTGTGGGCATAATAGAACACATAGATGTCAGGGGGCTCCTCATCAGTGCTCCTGTGCTTCCTGGTGCTTCATGGCCTTGGGCATGTGTGACTGGCACCACACCAGCATCACTACCtacaggaagagaggaggggagaccAGAGCTCAGTCAAGTCATTATTAGAGGACTCCCAAAGGAAAGTACATTGTTGCTACTAACTGCTGAGACCAAAAAtacatggcttctctgacttttctcCACAGGATGAATACCCAACTTTTTCCCTTTAAAGCGCGGACTCACTGATGGACAATCCTCATATGTGTTTGATTTAGTGGAATCAGAATCCCATCAATAAGAAGAGGAGAATCGCTTTAGCACAGGGATTGTGAAACTTTCCTCATATGGAGATGAGGAAGCCTGGAGAGATGACACTCATTCAACAGATATGGCACTAAGGAAAAGTTCCTACAGTGGCCCACTGGAAGGCTAAAGAGAGGAAGGACCTGGGAGGAAGACCCTTCTCCTTAGAAAGGCACAAACCAACCCTCTCTGGACACACTCCCCATTTCTTCCAAGCCACACGCCAATTCCCTCCCTGGGAagcttatttaaaatatgcttactTGGGAAGAGGCTGGAAGTGGAAGGCACTTGATCAGAAATAGAGGCTGTCCCTGCCTTGACACTGTTGCCCTCTGTGGTTGTGTCAGGAGGACTGGGAGATGCTGTTGTGCAAACTTCCTGTGTGCTGGCTGGAGGCAGGGTGATAGCTGGAGTTGGTGTTGCCTGTGGGTTTCTCTCAGTCTCTGGATTCAGGCCGGCTGGCCCTGGGTCCTCCAATGAAGTAGCAGCCTCAAGGGAAGCTGTTCTTGTGCAGGCTGTGGGAGTACTTAAGGCAGGAAAGGAGCCTGGCCCTGGGCTCAGAGATTCGTGGATAGGAGTGTGAGGTTCTGTTCCCAGGGAGGGTCCATCTCCTGTGGTGGAAACCAGATCAGGAAAACTGACTTCTACTTGTGATGAGGAGCTGTCTGTCCAGAGAGATAATCCTAACGCCATTTCTGAGTCTACATCCATGCTGCTAGAAGCAATGGGGCTTGGTAGTGGAGAGTTAAGGGTCACAGCAGAGGCCAAGCTATTCTTTAAATGTCCACTTTCCCTGCTGCTAAATTCAGTCACTGGTCCAATACAGAGGGAACCCTCAGCAGGGGTGGGCTTCTTAGGCTCCACAGTGTGAGGTTCAGCTGGGCTTGTCCAGACTCCAATCATGGCAGTGCTTTTCCTACTCCCTAAAGAGGGTGAGGGGATATTTCTGGAATAACTGATCCCTTCACATAAATTGGGCAGAGAAGTAGAGGCCATGACAGGTTGAAAAGTTACTCCAGGACCTGTGAAGAAGTGCTCCCTGTGAGTGATACCAGGGGTGTCTGCATTTGCTGGGAAGGTGCTGGACACTGTTTTATCTTCTGTTGGTCCTTCTATAGACACCAGTGAGGTGTTTATGTCTTCTCCAGACGGTGTTGGAATGATGCTGGGAGCAGTGGAAGTTAGGGCAGCTAAGCCTGGCTCTAGTGTGGTAGGTCTCACTGACAAATCAGGATTTGGTGTGGTTTCTGTGGCACTTGAGGCTGTTGGAAGTGAATATAGAGGCACAATGGAGGTGATTTCAGTTCCTGGGGCTGAGCCAACAGTATTGAAAGAATCAACTGAAGTGGACCATAAAGAAGGGGGGGTGCTGGAACTCTCTCCAGGAGCTATTTCAGCTATAGGTGTGTCTGCAAGGGGTGTAGAAAAAATTGTCCCAGATAGGCTGATGTTCAAGGGACCACTGGAGCCAGGGCTAGCTGTGGGTTCTACTGGAGTCATGGAGAGTGAGGGCCTTGCAATGGCAATGGTGACTCCAGAGGATATCTCACTTGGAGCTGAGGGTGAAGTGGGAGAGGACACAGTTCTCCTGTGCATCCCAGGGATGAGGTCACCTGCTCCAGTGTGCACAGTGAGAAGTGGGGCTTGAGTGGCTGTGGCTCTTAGAGTTGTCTCCATGACACATATGTCTCTTTCAGTGTCTGTAATGGAATTTCTCCCCTTAAAGCCAGTCATAGGGATACTGGTGGAGTCTGTTGGTTCTCTTCCCTGGTGAGATCCACTCACTTTCTTCAGTGTCCCTGAAGTCTCAGTAGGGAATCCTGTAACCAAAGCAAAGCAAAGTTGAAGTGTGCCTAAGGGTTGATGGGGGAAGTTTGGGGTCATTTGGACAGAGATCCCCAGAGCCTGTGAGGATTTTGTCCTTCCTGAGAAGTGCAACCAATCCCCAACCCCTCACATTAGCACCTTCTCCCTGACAAGCACTTTCAAAACAAAAAGACTCTGACAGTAATTAGGATCTGCTTCTGCTCTAGGGTGGGTGGCCACCATGAGAAAGTATTAAATAGGAAGAGACTGATATATAGATGAATCTGTCCTGTCATCTTGCCCTCAGATGAGATAGGGATCCAGGCTCAGACAAACTGCCTGACGGATACCTGCTCaggttaaatggaaaatgaagcagtAATCATTTGTTTAGAATCAGCTACTCCATTCAGGGTTTTAGGTGCTGGCCTTAGAAAAGCCTGTCCTCCAGTAGCTGACTTTTATCatagtaaattatatgtatacacacaaactaacacaagaaatggacaaaatccTCCATGAGCTCTTCATCCAAATGCTAACATCTGGGCAGACAGTAATGGGACAGAGGAAGTTACCAGGTCTTACAACCTAATCACAAACTCCCCCATCAGTGAGTGTCCTGTTCTTAGACTATGAAAATGAGTTCATATCATATCTCAAAGCTGGAAAACAAGGGCCCAGAGCATGGATGAATGCcagaataatagaaagaaaagaaatattttcttatccAGGGCACCTACAGTAGATTCACTGGTCACTGATCTCATGTCTCCTGGTATTCCATGGTCTGGGATATGGGTGAAGGGCCCTACACCAATCTCACTCGctagaagaataaatgagaacatAAATTTCAGCCACAGGTCTGGGGGTAGAAAGGACAAGATGTTGTTCCCttatattttgaaggaaactccaaaatatCTGCTCTCTTTTCTTCATCATTCATCGAGCAGAGAATCTCTCTAGTAttcccattctctcattttttcaaacttttctaATCTAATGACAGCTTTCCtacttccccatctgtaaaaaacCTTCATTTTATCCACTTGTCCCTGAGAGCTATCATCTCTGAACTCTCTTCCCTTTTGTGACTGAAATCCTTGAGGAAGCTCTCTATAAAAGGTGTTTCAAGTTCCCTTCTTTCTACTCTCTTTTTAACTACAGTCTGGTTTTCAACCTCATCACTCAAGTGAAATTGCTCTCTTCAATGTTGTTTTAATATTCTCTTAATTGCAAAAATCTCTTAATGGCCCTTTCTTAATCCTCATTCTTCTGAAGCTTTCTGTAGTCTTTGATACTATCAtcctattctctttcatttttataacaaaactctcctggttctcctcttactTGTATGACTACTCTCTTTAGTCTGATTTGCTGGATTCTTTTCTAGGCCATCAATGCTTAATGTAGGTGTCCTACAAGGCTTTGAGGTGGGCCCTTCTCTTCTATGAGTTTTCACTCAATATTCTCCTAAACTCACAAGATTTAACCATCATCTATatattgatgattctcaaatctggtCATCCCACTCCTTAATGTCTGTTGTGACCTCCTGTCTTATGACTCCTATTGAACAACTGCCTGTTGGAAATTTTCAGCTGAGTGTGTTGTAAACATCTGagcctcaacatgtccaaaagttAATTCATTGCCTTCCCCTGAAAACctttaactctttctttttttcttcttgtaaatattattttattaggtgattttcaaacattattcattggaaacaaatatcatttttttcctcccccctccctcttgccacccctcccatagccagcacaTGATTCTTCTGGCTATCACATGTGTCCATGATCTGAacccatttacatgttgttggtatttgcattagggtattcatttagagtctctcctcaatcatatcccctcaacccctatagtcaagcagttgcctttcctcattatttttactcccaccatttgtcctctgcttgttggtagtattttttctcctagatccctgcaaattattcagggatattgcattgacactaatggagaaatccattacattcgattgaaccacagtctctgtgtacaatgttctcctggttctgctccttttgctctgtatcacttcctggaggttcttacagtctccatggaattcctccaatttattattccttttagcacaatagtattccatcaacaacatataccacaatttgttcagccattcctcaattgaagggcgtcccctcattttccaattttggccaccacaaaaatcacatctatgaacattcttgtacaagtctttttccttattatctctctggggtacaaacccagcagtgctacagtcttttatcgccctttgggcatagttccaaattgccctccagaatggctagatcaattcacaactccaccagcaatgaattaatgtcccaaatttgccacatcccctccagcattcattactttccttttctgtcatgttagccaatctgctaggtgtgaggtgatacctcagagttgttttgatttgcatctctctgattataaaagatttagaacactttttcatgtgcttattaatagttttgatttctttatatgaaaattgcctattcatgtcccttgcccatttatacaaatggagaatggcttgattttttctacaattgatttagctctttgtgaatttgcataattagacctttgagagaggtttttgttatgaagattgtttcccaatttgttgcttcccttctgattttagttacattggttttgtttgtacaaaaactttttaatttcatgtaatcaaaattatttatttaatattttgtgactctttctaagtctggctttgttttaaaatctttcccttcccaaaggtctgacatgtatactattttgtgttcaaccaatttacttacagtttcctaatttatatccaagtcattcacacattctgagtttatcttggtgtagggtgtgagatgttgaaccAGACCTAAtccctcccacactgtcttccatttttcccagcagtttttaacaaatagtagattttggttccaaaaactgggatctttgtgtttgtcatagactgtcttgctgaggtcatttacatcaaatctattccactgatcctcctttctgtcaattagccagtaccaaattgttttgaagaccactgctttataatatagtttgagatctgggactgcaaggcccccttcctttatttttttttcattatttccctggatatccttgatcctttgttcttccaaatgaactttgttatggttttttctcattcagtaaaaaagttttttggcagttgaatgggtatgtcactaaatagacagctaagtttgggcaggatagtcatttttattattttagctcatcttacccattagcagttaatgtttttccaattgttcaagtctatttttagttgtgtggagagtgttttgtagttgtgttcatatagttcctgtgtttgtcttgacagatagattcctaagtattttatattgtctaaggtgattttgaattgaatt
This sequence is a window from Monodelphis domestica isolate mMonDom1 chromosome 3, mMonDom1.pri, whole genome shotgun sequence. Protein-coding genes within it:
- the LOC130457895 gene encoding mucin-16-like isoform X2, yielding MFSFILLGSEVGVGAVTHIPDHGAPGDIKTSLTSGLLIRESIVYSIGFPTETSGTLKKVSGSHQGREPTDSTSIPMTGFKGRNSITDTERDICVMETTLRATATQAPLLTVHTGAGDLIPGMHRRTVSSPTSPSAPSEISSGVTIAIARPSLSMTPVEPTASPGSSGPLNISLSGTIFSTPLADTPIAEIAPGESSSTPPSLWSTSVDSFNTVGSAPGTEITSIVPLYSLPTASSATETTPNPDLSVRPTTLEPGLAALTSTAPSIIPTPSGEDINTSLVSIEGPTEDKTVSSTFPANADTPGITHREHFFTGPGVTFQPVMASTSLPNLCEGISYSRNIPSPSLGSRKSTAMIGVWTSPAEPHTVEPKKPTPAEGSLCIGPVTEFSSRESGHLKNSLASAVTLNSPLPSPIASSSMDVDSEMALGLSLWTDSSSSQVEVSFPDLVSTTGDGPSLGTEPHTPIHESLSPGPGSFPALSTPTACTRTASLEAATSLEDPGPAGLNPETERNPQATPTPAITLPPASTQEVCTTASPSPPDTTTEGNSVKAGTASISDQVPSTSSLFPSSDAGVVPVTHAQGHEAPGSTGALMRSPLTSMCSIMPTELSTSLASSMNIFDTYLPDDTIAPSDDSSESTVTSVSRPSYYKIFTLDFTITNMLYKPEMGESGSSTFEATEHVLKNLLKVLFERSSLGSQYSGCSVISLRSRNNGTATGVDVYCILKEVSASAVLEKEKVYWELTEQLFRRKLSHLIIDKDSLSVDGYNRKMTLFRSRKGLFKPNIHKDMKQEMERAGETKSQVSAGSSNLKTFTLNFTITNMFYTTTMSQRRSNTSVLLNLSCSTCSRYCLKEAALALSILDAV
- the LOC130457895 gene encoding mucin-2-like isoform X1, producing the protein MFSFILLGSEVGVGAVTHIPDHGAPGDIKTSLTSGLLIRESIVYSIGFPTETSGTLKKVSGSHQGREPTDSTSIPMTGFKGRNSITDTERDICVMETTLRATATQAPLLTVHTGAGDLIPGMHRRTVSSPTSPSAPSEISSGVTIAIARPSLSMTPVEPTASPGSSGPLNISLSGTIFSTPLADTPIAEIAPGESSSTPPSLWSTSVDSFNTVGSAPGTEITSIVPLYSLPTASSATETTPNPDLSVRPTTLEPGLAALTSTAPSIIPTPSGEDINTSLVSIEGPTEDKTVSSTFPANADTPGITHREHFFTGPGVTFQPVMASTSLPNLCEGISYSRNIPSPSLGSRKSTAMIGVWTSPAEPHTVEPKKPTPAEGSLCIGPVTEFSSRESGHLKNSLASAVTLNSPLPSPIASSSMDVDSEMALGLSLWTDSSSSQVEVSFPDLVSTTGDGPSLGTEPHTPIHESLSPGPGSFPALSTPTACTRTASLEAATSLEDPGPAGLNPETERNPQATPTPAITLPPASTQEVCTTASPSPPDTTTEGNSVKAGTASISDQVPSTSSLFPSSDAGVVPVTHAQGHEAPGSTGALMRSPLTSMCSIMPTELSTSLASSMNIFDTYLPDDTIAPSDDSSESTVTSVSRPSYYKIFTLDFTITNMLYKPEMGESGSSTFEATEHVLKNLLKVLFERSSLGSQYSGCSVISLRSRNNGTATGVDVYCILKEVSASAVLEKEKVYWELTEQLFRRKLSHLIIDKDSLSVDGYNRKMTLFRSRKGLFKPNIHKDMKQEMERAGETKSQVSESENDVGPFTHIPDHGAPGDMTSVNSESTVGAMVFSTETSGSLKKVSGSDQGREPTVSTSIPMTGFTGRDAITDTETDIRVMETTPRATATQAPLLTVHTGAGDPIPGMHRRTVSSPTSPLAPSEISSGVTMAIARPSLYMTPVEPTASPGSSSPLNISLSGTMFSTPLADTPIAEITLGGSSSTPPSLWSTPVDSFNIAVSAPGTEITSIVPLYSLPTA